A DNA window from Mucilaginibacter xinganensis contains the following coding sequences:
- a CDS encoding glutamate-5-semialdehyde dehydrogenase, with amino-acid sequence MLNSYKSYFENARSAGRKIVAPDTINRVLNAVADEALSQTDYLLQENQRDLDLMDKKDPKYDRLKLTTERIADIAKEIQNIAALQSPLGLTLSDKTMPNGLQISKVRVPLGIVGVIYEARPNVTFDVFSLCFKTGNVCILKGGSDAGYSNKAIISVIHKVLSDHEIDVNNAILLPVEREAADALLNAVGYVDVLIPRGSQSLIDHVRNNSKIPVIETGAGIVHTYFDEFGDVEKGAAIVFNAKTRRVSVCNALDCLIVHYSRLRDLPKLVKPLGEKKVALYADKTAFTILKGHYSDGCLNHARPEHFGTEFLAMTMAVKVVESFEEALEHIALYGSKHSEAIISEDAVRIETFLNQVDAAAVYVNASTAFTDGAQFGLGAEIGISTQKLHARGPMGLEELTSYKWIVKGSGHIRTP; translated from the coding sequence ATGTTAAATAGTTATAAGTCATATTTTGAGAATGCCCGTTCCGCCGGCCGGAAAATTGTCGCTCCTGATACGATCAACCGTGTTTTGAATGCGGTTGCAGATGAGGCGTTGTCGCAAACTGATTATTTATTACAGGAAAATCAACGCGATCTTGATCTGATGGATAAAAAAGATCCAAAATATGATCGTTTAAAATTAACAACAGAACGTATTGCTGATATAGCAAAAGAGATACAGAATATAGCTGCATTGCAAAGCCCCCTGGGGCTGACGCTCTCTGATAAAACAATGCCTAACGGCTTACAAATTTCCAAAGTCAGGGTACCGCTTGGTATAGTCGGCGTTATTTATGAAGCCAGGCCAAATGTCACTTTCGACGTTTTTTCGCTTTGTTTTAAAACCGGGAACGTTTGTATTTTAAAAGGAGGCAGTGATGCAGGTTATTCAAATAAAGCTATTATTTCGGTTATTCACAAGGTTTTATCAGATCATGAAATTGATGTAAATAACGCAATATTGCTCCCTGTTGAGCGCGAAGCGGCTGATGCGTTACTAAACGCTGTTGGCTATGTAGATGTATTGATCCCCAGGGGAAGCCAGTCGCTGATAGATCATGTCAGGAACAATAGCAAAATACCCGTTATTGAAACAGGTGCCGGCATAGTACATACCTATTTTGATGAATTTGGCGATGTAGAAAAAGGAGCCGCGATTGTATTTAATGCAAAAACCCGCCGGGTAAGCGTATGCAATGCGCTTGATTGTTTAATTGTACATTACAGCCGTCTGCGAGATCTGCCTAAACTGGTAAAACCTTTGGGTGAAAAAAAAGTAGCACTTTACGCCGATAAAACCGCTTTTACCATTCTTAAGGGCCATTATTCGGATGGCTGTTTAAATCACGCCCGGCCCGAACATTTTGGAACCGAATTTTTGGCTATGACAATGGCTGTGAAAGTTGTTGAAAGCTTTGAAGAGGCGCTGGAGCACATTGCTTTGTATGGATCTAAACATAGCGAAGCGATAATATCGGAGGATGCGGTAAGGATAGAAACATTTTTAAACCAGGTTGATGCCGCTGCTGTTTATGTAAACGCGTCAACAGCTTTTACTGATGGTGCACAGTTTGGGCTGGGGGCAGAAATTGGAATAAGCACGCAAAAATTACACGCCAGGGGGCCCATGGGACTGGAAGAATTAACCAGTTACAAATGGATTGTAAAAGGCAGCGGGCATATCAGAACGCCGTAA
- the proB gene encoding glutamate 5-kinase, whose translation MAYNYQRIIIKIGSNVLTQKDGLPDHNRINHLVEQIAKIKKKGIEVVLVSSGAVASGRSLITISEKFDSIATRQLFASIGQVKLINTYAQQFEKYNILCSQVLVTKEDFRDRLHYLNMKNCLKILLQHHVIPVVNENDVVSVTELMFTDNDELAGLIASMLNAQALIVLTNVDGIFDGNPDIEGAKVIEEVSGKPIDFSTFVSTGHSQFGRGGMITKSNMAQKTAQLGIAVHIANGTKENILVDVLDNKVAHTYFVPNRSASGKKKWIAHAGNFAKGIVQVNEGAKAALTSAKASSLLPVGVINIISAFKKGEIIKLVDETGKPIGLGIAEYGSDKAAEMMGQKNQKALIHYDYLYLEC comes from the coding sequence ATGGCCTATAATTACCAAAGAATCATTATTAAGATCGGGTCGAATGTATTGACCCAAAAGGATGGTTTGCCTGATCACAATCGTATTAATCACCTCGTTGAGCAAATTGCTAAAATTAAAAAAAAGGGTATTGAAGTGGTATTGGTTTCATCCGGGGCTGTAGCTTCAGGAAGAAGTTTAATCACTATCTCAGAAAAATTCGATTCTATTGCTACCAGGCAGTTATTTGCCTCTATAGGCCAGGTTAAGCTGATCAACACTTATGCCCAGCAGTTTGAAAAGTATAATATTCTTTGTTCGCAGGTATTGGTAACTAAAGAAGATTTTAGGGACAGGCTGCATTACCTGAATATGAAAAACTGTTTGAAGATCCTCTTGCAGCATCATGTTATCCCGGTGGTAAATGAAAACGATGTGGTGTCGGTTACCGAATTGATGTTTACTGATAACGATGAACTGGCCGGCCTGATTGCCTCGATGCTGAATGCCCAGGCGCTGATTGTGTTAACTAACGTAGATGGTATTTTTGATGGCAACCCGGATATAGAGGGCGCAAAAGTAATTGAGGAAGTAAGTGGAAAACCTATTGATTTTTCAACCTTTGTAAGTACCGGGCACTCTCAGTTTGGTCGAGGCGGTATGATCACCAAATCAAACATGGCTCAAAAGACGGCCCAATTAGGAATTGCAGTTCATATAGCTAATGGCACAAAGGAAAATATTCTGGTGGATGTGCTTGATAACAAGGTTGCACATACATATTTTGTACCAAACAGATCGGCATCCGGGAAAAAGAAATGGATAGCGCATGCAGGCAATTTTGCCAAAGGCATAGTGCAGGTTAACGAAGGTGCAAAAGCTGCGCTTACCTCTGCAAAAGCGTCAAGCCTGCTCCCGGTGGGTGTAATTAATATTATATCTGCCTTTAAAAAAGGTGAAATTATTAAGCTTGTTGACGAAACGGGTAAGCCTATTGGTTTAGGTATTGCAGAATATGGATCTGACAAAGCTGCCGAAATGATGGGACAAAAAAATCAAAAAGCGCTGATACATTATGATTATCTTTACCTGGAATGTTAA
- the pstA gene encoding phosphate ABC transporter permease PstA, with amino-acid sequence MKKRKFEELFFRVLMVLATIIVAGSFFLIVGTIFFKGVPYMNLDMVTKTPGGGFYIGKEGGILNAIIGSFYVAGGATILGLVISIPVAIYINLYMDGKRFLSNTIRMAFDVLFGIPSIVYGAFGFLIMVYFGLRASLLGGIIAVTLLVIPILVRTLDEVIRTVPFELRDAALSLGATRWETAKVVLRQIRPGIFTAILLSFGRAIGDVASVLFTAGFSDNVPTSLHEPAATLPLAIFFQLGSPVEEVQGRGYASALILTIIVLIITVLSDILIKRFSKHKI; translated from the coding sequence GTGAAAAAAAGAAAATTTGAAGAGTTGTTTTTCCGTGTGCTAATGGTATTGGCCACTATAATTGTTGCGGGAAGCTTTTTCCTGATAGTGGGCACCATTTTTTTTAAGGGAGTGCCCTATATGAACCTGGATATGGTAACCAAAACACCGGGCGGTGGTTTTTATATTGGAAAAGAAGGTGGCATCCTAAATGCAATTATAGGCTCATTTTATGTAGCAGGCGGCGCAACCATACTTGGGTTGGTAATAAGCATCCCGGTGGCTATATATATTAACCTGTACATGGACGGCAAAAGGTTTCTATCAAATACTATCCGCATGGCATTTGATGTATTGTTTGGTATTCCGTCTATAGTATACGGCGCCTTTGGGTTCCTGATTATGGTATATTTCGGTTTGAGAGCTTCGCTATTAGGCGGTATTATAGCGGTAACCTTACTGGTTATCCCAATATTGGTACGCACCCTTGACGAAGTTATCCGTACTGTGCCGTTTGAATTGCGTGATGCAGCCCTTTCACTTGGTGCAACGCGGTGGGAAACGGCTAAAGTGGTATTGAGGCAAATACGACCGGGAATTTTCACAGCCATCCTGTTATCATTCGGCAGGGCCATTGGCGATGTTGCGTCGGTATTGTTTACCGCCGGCTTTAGCGATAACGTCCCTACATCGTTACATGAACCTGCTGCTACCTTGCCGCTTGCTATATTTTTTCAGTTAGGCAGCCCGGTTGAAGAAGTGCAGGGCCGGGGTTACGCTTCAGCGCTCATCCTAACAATTATTGTATTAATAATCACCGTTTTATCAGATATTCTGATAAAACGGTTTTCAAAACATAAGATCTGA
- a CDS encoding porin, translating into MKLPYVIRTVFLLSILFSSLASKAQQTEDLLNLLIKKNVLTQQEADSIRADEAIKEQAKKESLANRHGISIGKALQISGLVQARYQGFEQSTVNNSFDLRRVRLDLRGNITDSWSYDIYTEFGGTGVKLVDAFVAYTVADYLKFSAGQFKIPFSVESLTSDSQLEFSDRSQVVEALASRTKDVIGNSNGRDIGVQVSGSFAKIDDFYLFDYSLGLFNGAGYDVTGDNNNHKDLSGRLSIHPVKNLSVSADFYNGQGNYGTPAINQKRNRTGIDARYVWKALSLTAEYDKGTDGTIKRSGWYGQAAYFILPKHLQLAAKYDSYDPTQTSLTDRTNWYTGGVNYYFNDWTRLTVDYTIRREQTLTQVKNNLLNAQLQIVF; encoded by the coding sequence ATGAAATTACCTTACGTAATCAGAACTGTATTTCTATTAAGCATACTTTTCAGCTCACTTGCTTCAAAAGCACAGCAAACTGAAGATCTCTTGAATCTTCTAATCAAAAAAAATGTTTTAACGCAACAGGAAGCCGATTCTATTCGTGCCGATGAGGCAATTAAAGAACAGGCAAAAAAAGAGAGCTTAGCAAACCGCCATGGCATCTCCATAGGAAAGGCCCTGCAAATAAGCGGCCTCGTTCAGGCACGATACCAGGGATTTGAACAATCAACCGTCAATAACTCTTTTGACCTTCGCCGTGTACGACTTGATTTGCGTGGTAACATAACCGATAGCTGGTCGTACGATATTTACACCGAATTTGGCGGTACGGGCGTAAAACTGGTTGATGCTTTTGTGGCATACACCGTTGCCGATTACTTAAAATTCTCAGCCGGCCAGTTTAAAATTCCTTTCTCTGTAGAAAGTTTAACATCCGATTCGCAACTGGAGTTTTCTGACAGATCGCAGGTAGTTGAGGCGCTTGCTTCCAGGACTAAAGATGTAATCGGAAATTCAAACGGTCGCGATATCGGGGTTCAGGTTAGCGGCAGTTTCGCAAAAATCGATGACTTTTATTTATTTGACTATTCATTGGGTTTGTTTAACGGTGCCGGGTATGATGTAACGGGAGATAACAATAACCACAAAGACCTGAGCGGAAGGCTGAGCATCCACCCTGTTAAAAATCTATCTGTGTCTGCAGATTTTTATAACGGGCAGGGTAACTACGGAACGCCCGCTATCAATCAAAAAAGAAACCGTACCGGTATTGATGCCCGCTATGTTTGGAAGGCATTATCGCTAACCGCCGAATATGATAAAGGCACCGATGGTACCATAAAAAGATCAGGCTGGTATGGACAAGCCGCTTATTTTATCCTGCCAAAACACCTTCAGCTTGCTGCGAAATATGATAGCTACGACCCAACTCAAACCAGTTTAACTGACCGTACCAACTGGTACACCGGCGGCGTAAACTATTATTTTAACGACTGGACAAGGCTTACCGTTGATTACACTATCCGCCGAGAACAAACTTTAACGCAGGTAAAAAACAACCTGTTAAATGCTCAATTACAAATAGTATTTTAA
- a CDS encoding cadherin-like beta sandwich domain-containing protein, whose translation MSKQLFFFNALNVFFTLLLRNLLLTSAVLLFPGITAEATVFRIPNVARTWNAGAAELFPFPVIFKRTYILPVQILDTSNTANTDTVNVTHDLSADASLTNLTISGGTLSPSFSSILINYTATVTDIKRNHIIYTMGDSITAFDEYQSALSSLLNNVFTIVNLGLGSDITNNMIKRFPEVTNGSGEYVIIMAGVNDIKNGVSSSGVEKNLQTMYNLAHNAGLKVIALTVTPFKGYGKWTSKAQSVEDEVNAWIPGAANVDYVIDTYSVLVDPGSPNQMLPLYDRGDHLHPNLKGETKIAEAIYSKAMFTPNLTSDLNNATIEVTPTTANGAAKVAVNGDGLISGSLSKSLPLNMGENIIKTVVTAQDGLTTMTYNLNVKRTLSCNADLANIVLKSGNLYPSFAAGTTNYTAFASNSTLSLTVMPVTLDSGSKIAINGTRVLSEQGSLSISLVAGPNAISIKVTAPDGISTKTYNLTIIRTLNNPVITFPVLPVKNYGDPDFIIAATSSDTQIPISYTSDNVKVATIIGNNVHITGAGTVNITAAQLVDTNYTVAVGVSRSLTVNKVSRTLTFNEIRTKIYGDEDFDANATASSGEAVIYKDYNPSTINIVNGKIHIVGAGTTSITATLDSNTNYDNIPVQSRTLTVNKHNLNVIADNQIKKYGDDNLPFIISYKGFVNRDDVTTLTSQSIASTAATVVSPIGKYDITPTGAGSNNYTFNYVKGILDIIPATRTLLFSTIENKTYGDADFAAGATASSGEPVIYNDYDRSLINIVNGQVHIIGAGITSITATVAPDSNYTDIPFQNQVLNINKANQTITFKDIPRQLVGTSYGLETIATASSGLPVKFVSSNSDIATLYGSDLKLSHLGKISVTALQDGDFNYKPALSVTVPLEITDADGDEVRIRPMLSPNGDGINDFLEIDGIRSYPDNTVTIISRSGEIIYEAKGYNNSTQAFDGHSGKTGALQIAGTYFYLIKYISNGQIRRKTGFLELRY comes from the coding sequence ATGTCAAAGCAATTGTTTTTCTTTAATGCGTTAAATGTTTTTTTTACTTTACTACTAAGAAACTTATTACTAACATCAGCGGTTCTTTTATTTCCGGGAATTACTGCGGAAGCTACTGTTTTCAGAATACCCAATGTTGCAAGAACCTGGAATGCGGGTGCAGCGGAATTGTTCCCTTTTCCGGTAATTTTTAAAAGAACCTATATTTTACCTGTACAAATCTTAGATACAAGCAATACCGCCAACACTGATACTGTAAATGTAACTCATGACTTATCGGCAGATGCAAGTCTCACCAATCTCACCATAAGTGGGGGCACACTCAGCCCGTCATTTTCAAGCATCCTAATCAATTATACCGCAACTGTTACTGATATTAAAAGAAATCATATTATATACACTATGGGCGATAGTATTACTGCGTTTGATGAATACCAGTCCGCTCTTTCATCATTATTAAATAATGTTTTCACAATTGTAAACCTCGGTCTCGGAAGTGACATAACTAATAACATGATTAAAAGATTTCCGGAGGTTACAAATGGATCTGGCGAATATGTAATTATAATGGCTGGCGTCAATGACATAAAGAATGGCGTTTCTTCTTCTGGCGTAGAAAAGAATTTACAAACAATGTATAATTTAGCTCATAATGCCGGTTTAAAAGTAATTGCCCTTACAGTAACCCCGTTTAAAGGTTATGGAAAATGGACATCTAAAGCGCAATCTGTAGAGGACGAAGTGAACGCATGGATACCCGGAGCTGCGAATGTAGATTACGTTATTGATACTTATTCTGTTTTGGTTGATCCTGGAAGTCCGAATCAAATGTTGCCTTTATATGACAGGGGAGACCACTTGCACCCAAATTTAAAAGGTGAAACTAAAATAGCTGAAGCAATTTATTCCAAAGCTATGTTTACGCCGAATCTGACATCTGATCTCAACAATGCTACTATAGAAGTAACGCCAACCACAGCAAATGGTGCTGCTAAAGTGGCAGTGAATGGTGACGGACTCATATCAGGATCCTTATCGAAAAGCCTGCCTTTAAACATGGGCGAAAATATTATTAAGACAGTGGTAACCGCTCAGGACGGCTTAACTACCATGACTTATAATTTAAATGTAAAACGCACGTTATCATGCAACGCAGATCTTGCAAATATTGTACTTAAATCGGGCAATTTATACCCATCGTTTGCAGCAGGTACAACCAATTACACCGCTTTTGCCAGTAACAGTACACTATCTCTTACAGTTATGCCGGTGACACTTGATAGTGGGTCCAAAATAGCGATTAACGGGACGCGTGTATTGTCAGAGCAGGGATCTTTATCAATTTCTTTGGTGGCGGGTCCTAATGCTATTTCAATAAAAGTAACGGCACCTGACGGTATTTCGACTAAGACCTATAATTTAACAATAATTAGAACCCTAAATAATCCGGTGATAACTTTTCCGGTGTTGCCCGTTAAAAACTATGGGGATCCCGATTTTATAATTGCAGCTACAAGTTCTGATACCCAAATACCTATCAGTTACACCAGTGATAATGTAAAAGTAGCAACCATTATTGGAAACAATGTTCACATTACAGGCGCTGGAACAGTCAATATTACAGCGGCTCAGCTGGTTGATACTAATTACACTGTTGCAGTCGGCGTAAGTCGTAGTTTAACTGTAAACAAAGTGAGCCGCACACTTACGTTCAACGAGATAAGAACCAAAATATATGGTGATGAAGATTTTGATGCCAACGCGACAGCCAGTTCAGGTGAAGCTGTAATTTATAAAGATTATAACCCATCAACAATTAACATAGTTAATGGTAAAATACATATTGTTGGAGCAGGCACAACATCCATAACCGCTACGTTGGACTCTAATACTAACTACGATAATATTCCGGTTCAAAGTAGAACTTTAACAGTGAATAAGCATAATTTAAATGTAATTGCTGATAATCAGATCAAAAAATATGGTGACGATAATTTACCTTTTATTATAAGTTACAAAGGTTTTGTAAATAGGGATGACGTTACAACGTTAACCAGTCAATCTATAGCATCAACTGCCGCTACAGTCGTGTCGCCTATAGGTAAATACGATATAACACCAACAGGTGCAGGTTCAAACAATTACACCTTTAATTATGTAAAAGGTATTCTTGATATTATACCTGCTACACGTACACTCTTATTTAGTACAATAGAAAACAAAACCTATGGCGATGCCGATTTTGCTGCAGGGGCTACAGCAAGTTCAGGCGAGCCCGTCATTTACAATGATTATGATCGGTCATTGATTAATATAGTAAATGGCCAGGTACATATTATCGGGGCGGGCATCACCTCCATAACAGCAACTGTGGCACCTGATAGTAACTACACTGATATACCATTTCAAAACCAGGTTTTAAATATAAATAAGGCCAATCAAACAATAACTTTTAAGGATATCCCCAGGCAATTAGTCGGAACATCTTATGGATTGGAAACTATTGCGACGGCAAGTTCAGGCTTACCAGTTAAATTTGTTTCATCAAATTCTGATATTGCCACGTTATATGGATCAGATTTAAAATTGTCCCATCTGGGCAAAATTTCTGTCACAGCATTACAAGATGGTGATTTTAATTACAAGCCCGCATTAAGTGTAACCGTGCCTTTGGAAATAACCGATGCCGATGGCGATGAAGTAAGAATCCGCCCGATGTTGTCGCCCAATGGTGACGGTATAAACGATTTCCTTGAAATAGATGGAATTCGAAGTTACCCTGATAACACGGTAACAATAATTTCCAGGAGTGGAGAAATAATATATGAGGCGAAAGGATATAATAACAGTACCCAGGCATTTGATGGACATTCAGGTAAAACAGGCGCATTGCAGATAGCCGGTACCTATTTCTATTTGATTAAATACATATCAAATGGACAAATAAGGCGTAAAACAGGTTTTTTGGAGTTACGATATTGA
- a CDS encoding phosphate ABC transporter ATP-binding protein produces the protein MTKTPHISVQHLDVHIGNQHILKDININIPDKKVTSIIGPSGCGKTTLLKSFNRLWDNTADVKITGKVLVDGEDIYDPNAEVTHIRKKMGLLSQRPYPLPMSIYDNVAYGPRIHGIRKRQVLDELVEEQLKATGLWNEVKDRLNTSATRLSIGQQQRLCLARGLAVGPEIILGDESTSALDPVSTAIIEDLFISLKEKYSIVLVTHILRQARRVSDYIIFVYMGKIIEFGPTEEVLLNPKQELTKEYVKGYIS, from the coding sequence ATGACTAAAACTCCACATATTAGCGTACAACACCTGGATGTGCACATAGGTAACCAGCATATACTAAAGGATATCAATATAAATATTCCGGACAAAAAAGTAACGTCTATCATAGGGCCCTCGGGCTGCGGTAAAACAACATTATTAAAATCATTTAACCGGCTTTGGGATAATACCGCCGATGTTAAAATTACAGGCAAGGTTTTAGTTGATGGTGAAGATATTTACGATCCCAATGCCGAAGTAACCCATATCCGCAAAAAAATGGGACTGCTTTCGCAACGCCCCTATCCTTTGCCGATGTCAATTTACGACAATGTAGCTTACGGGCCACGCATTCATGGTATCCGTAAAAGGCAGGTACTTGATGAACTGGTTGAGGAACAGTTAAAAGCCACTGGGTTATGGAATGAAGTAAAAGACCGTTTAAATACTTCTGCTACGCGTTTATCAATTGGTCAGCAGCAGCGCTTATGCCTGGCACGCGGACTTGCAGTTGGCCCGGAAATTATTTTAGGAGATGAATCGACCTCTGCACTTGACCCGGTTTCGACAGCGATAATTGAAGATCTATTTATCAGCCTGAAAGAAAAATACTCTATTGTATTGGTAACGCATATCCTCAGGCAGGCACGCCGGGTGTCGGACTATATCATATTTGTTTACATGGGTAAGATCATTGAATTTGGGCCGACTGAAGAAGTTTTGCTAAACCCAAAGCAAGAGCTTACTAAAGAATACGTGAAAGGATACATAAGTTAA
- the pstC gene encoding phosphate ABC transporter permease subunit PstC: MNTRLIKDKILSKLMLVFTLASVSLLVIIGIGLYYKSIPIIHRLSWGELITSSIWKPLKGLFGFFPFIMGTLWVTAIAIIIALPLCLLTALYIVEYAPTKIKRVLTPFVNLLSGIPPVIFGVWGVLFIIPLIQIYIAPHFVEFSTGYSVLAGGIVLAVMIFPLIVSIISEVLRTIPQELKDASLSLGATKWETIKKVILRKALPGIIAATVLAISRAFGETIAVLMVCGNNAAVPHSVFDPGYPLPALIANNYGEMLSIPLYDSALMFAALLLFIIILLFNIISRVILSRLERRLSA; the protein is encoded by the coding sequence ATGAACACACGCTTAATTAAAGATAAAATATTATCAAAACTGATGCTGGTTTTTACACTGGCATCAGTTTCTTTATTAGTGATAATAGGGATTGGCTTATATTATAAATCCATTCCAATTATCCATCGGCTGTCGTGGGGAGAGCTCATTACCTCAAGCATCTGGAAACCACTGAAAGGCCTGTTTGGCTTTTTTCCGTTTATAATGGGCACATTATGGGTAACTGCAATAGCCATAATAATTGCTTTACCGCTATGCCTGCTTACTGCGCTCTATATTGTTGAGTACGCGCCAACAAAAATCAAGCGGGTGCTTACCCCTTTTGTAAATCTATTATCCGGTATCCCACCTGTAATTTTTGGTGTTTGGGGGGTGCTTTTTATTATTCCGCTCATTCAAATATATATCGCACCTCATTTTGTTGAATTTTCAACAGGGTACAGCGTTTTGGCCGGTGGAATTGTTTTGGCAGTGATGATCTTCCCGCTGATAGTAAGCATCATTAGTGAAGTATTGCGAACTATTCCGCAGGAACTTAAAGACGCGTCACTCTCACTTGGCGCTACCAAATGGGAAACTATAAAAAAGGTGATCCTGCGCAAAGCCTTGCCTGGAATAATTGCAGCAACGGTATTAGCGATATCCCGTGCTTTTGGCGAAACTATAGCTGTACTAATGGTTTGTGGTAATAATGCAGCTGTACCACATTCGGTGTTTGATCCGGGATACCCGCTGCCTGCGCTTATTGCAAATAATTATGGCGAGATGCTTTCAATTCCCCTGTATGATTCGGCGCTAATGTTTGCAGCGCTGCTTCTTTTTATAATTATCCTATTGTTTAACATCATATCACGGGTAATATTATCCCGGTTGGAAAGGAGACTTTCCGCGTGA
- a CDS encoding PstS family phosphate ABC transporter substrate-binding protein, which yields MKNTIFRQRALIAGAVALATITTISSFTKRNFPKPADDLEGTISISGAFALYPITVKWADEFKKIHPNVKFNISAGGAGKGITDALSGLVDIGLASRDIDPAEVKKGAYTIYVTKDAVLPTFNTANPDAAALLAKGVKRDQFLNIFVTGNIKNWNQVAGKVSVPIHVYNRSDAAGAGETWAKYFGKKQEDLLGVGVYGDPGLAQAVKKDVTGIGYNNIAYLYDLKTRKQVAGVHALPIDVNGNGKIDADENFYDTVDQLTDAIAAGKYPSPPARNLGFLFKGKPKKKELIEFVKFVLTTGQKDVDENGYIALSKAKIQEELKKVN from the coding sequence ATGAAAAACACAATATTCAGACAACGGGCGCTGATTGCCGGCGCAGTTGCATTGGCTACCATAACAACTATTTCTTCTTTCACCAAACGTAACTTCCCTAAGCCAGCTGACGATTTGGAGGGAACCATTAGCATATCGGGAGCATTTGCCTTATACCCTATTACGGTAAAGTGGGCCGATGAATTTAAAAAGATTCATCCAAATGTTAAGTTCAACATTTCGGCCGGGGGCGCCGGTAAAGGGATCACCGACGCATTGTCTGGCCTGGTGGATATTGGCCTGGCTTCACGGGATATTGATCCTGCTGAGGTTAAGAAAGGTGCATACACCATTTATGTAACAAAGGACGCCGTGTTGCCCACTTTTAACACGGCTAACCCTGATGCCGCAGCATTATTAGCGAAAGGCGTTAAGCGCGATCAGTTCCTGAACATATTTGTTACAGGCAATATCAAAAACTGGAACCAGGTAGCAGGTAAAGTATCTGTCCCCATCCATGTTTACAATCGTTCAGATGCTGCGGGTGCCGGAGAAACCTGGGCAAAGTATTTCGGTAAAAAGCAGGAGGATTTACTGGGCGTAGGCGTTTATGGCGATCCCGGGTTGGCACAGGCCGTAAAGAAAGACGTGACAGGTATAGGGTATAATAACATAGCCTACCTGTACGATTTAAAGACACGTAAACAGGTTGCGGGTGTTCATGCGTTGCCAATTGATGTAAATGGCAACGGTAAAATAGATGCTGACGAAAATTTTTATGACACTGTTGACCAATTGACAGATGCAATTGCCGCAGGTAAGTACCCATCGCCGCCGGCGCGTAATCTTGGCTTTTTATTTAAAGGAAAACCAAAGAAGAAAGAATTGATTGAATTTGTAAAGTTTGTTTTAACCACCGGCCAAAAAGATGTTGACGAAAACGGATATATAGCGCTGTCAAAAGCAAAAATCCAGGAGGAACTAAAGAAAGTTAACTGA